In the Sus scrofa isolate TJ Tabasco breed Duroc chromosome 7, Sscrofa11.1, whole genome shotgun sequence genome, one interval contains:
- the LOC100513291 gene encoding butyrophilin, subfamily 1, member isoform X1: MTSLCVIPSSDLGKMVCSWDFSLPRGLFFILLLQVSMWGSDSFLVIGPSEPIVAMLGGDTVLPCSVSPAMNLETMELWWFRSKPSEPVYVYRDGVEQPGEQMVDFKGRAELLKDYINEGKVAVRIHNLRVSDNGMYKCFFKKGSYYEEASLELKVIGLGSGPHTFMVGPEDEGIRLKCTGKGWFPQPEVQWKDARGEKIPSLSEDETQDDDGLFQIEASVIVRDSSQSEVSCSMKNPFFGQEQVETIFIPEPFFPRTSPWKVAFLVTFLILGIFVGAVVYLAWKEQQERKKLSKAQKEKEEEMNAKVSFEKELARRKELYQQDWRKAEIYADWRKEQFKAMAVTLDPNTAHRNLSLSENGKSFTENVPPNGDTPALQDQGASEDILNVLGQECPSAGRHYWEVEVKAKTDDGSGTKWALGVCSKTAWRKGWFVESPEKKFWVVMYKEGKVSVPASHKESLSLRQLPRRIGVFLDWDAKQVSFYNMIDGSHIHSFTGIPIHEPLYPYFSLRGAGTSLTICLDSDHTETRPDSSSKPLVTHSNRCDLSVPQEALSLLPP; encoded by the exons AT GACCTCCCTCTGTGTCATACCATCCTCTGATCTGGGAAAGATGGTGTGTTCCTGGGACTTCTCTCTGCCAAGAGGCCTCTTCTTTATCCTGCTTCTCCAGGTGTCCATGTGGGGCTCCG ATTCATTTTTGGTGATTGGCCCCTCCGAGCCCATCGTGGCCATGCTGGGTGGGGACACAGTGCTGCCCTGCAGCGTGTCCCCAGCCATGAACCTGGAGACCATGGAGCTCTGGTGGTTCCGCTCCAAACCCTCAGAACCTGTGTACGTGTATCGTGATGGGGTGGAGCAGCCAGGAGAACAAATGGTCGATTTCAAAGGGCGAGCAGAGTTGCTGAAAGACTACATCAATGAGGGGAAGGTGGCTGTGAGAATCCACAACCTCCGAGTCTCAGACAATGGAATGtacaagtgtttttttaaaaaaggaagttattATGAAGAAGCCAGTTTGGAGCTAAAGGTGATAG GTCTGGGTTCTGGTCCTCATACTTTCATGGTGGGTCCAGAAGATGAAGGAATAAGGCTGAAGTGCACCGGCAAGGGATGGTTTCCCCAGCCGGAGGTACAATGGAAAGATGCAAGAGGAGAGAAGATCCCATCTCTCTCTGAGGATGAGACACAAGACGATGATGGGTTGTTTCAGATTGAGGCTTCCGTCATTGTGAGAGACAGCTCACAGTCAGAAGTGTCCTGTTCCATGAAGAACCCCTTCTTTGGACAAGAGCAAGTAGAAACCATTTTCATTCCAG AACCCTTCTTCCCTAGGACCTCTCCTTGGAAGGTAGCATTCCTTGTGACTTTCCTGATTCTTGGGATTTTCGTGGGTGCTGTTGTGTATTTGGCTTGGAAAGAacaacaggaaaggaagaaattatccaaagcccagaaggaaaaggaggaggaaatgaaTGCCAAAG tatCCTTTGAGAAAGAGCTTG CCAGAAGGAAGGAATTATATCAGCAAG ACTGGAGAAAAGCAGAGATATATGCTG actgGAGAAAGGAACAGTTCAAAGCAA TGGCTGTTACTCTGGATCCAAACACAGCTCATCGAAACCTCAGCTTATCTGAAAACGGAAAGTCTTTCACAGAGAATGTTCCTCCGAATGGTGACACCCCAGCACTCCAAGACCAAGGGGCGTCTGAAGACATCCTCAATGTTCTGGGCCAGGAATGCCCTTCTGCAGGGAGACATTACTGGGAGGTAGAAGTAAAGGCAAAGACAGACGATGGATCCGGAACGAAGTGGGCTCTGGGTGTTTGCTCCAAAACAGCATGGAGAAAGGGGTGGTTTGTGGAAAGTCCAGAGAAGAAATTCTGGGTGGTGATGTACAAAGAAGGAAAAGTCAGTGTTCCCGCCTCCCACAAAGAGTCGCTGTCACTGAGGCAGCTGCCCCGCAGGATAGGCGTTTTCCTGGACTGGGATGCTAAGCAAGTGTCTTTTTACAACATGATTGACGGGTCCCACATCCATTCTTTTACCGGAATCCCCATCCATGAGCCTCTCTATCCTTATTTTAGCCTTAGGGGTGCTGGCACATCGTTGACCATCTGCTTAGATTCAGATCACACTGAAACTCGTCCTGATTCGTCTTCAAAGCCCTTGGTAACCCACTCAAATCGTTGTGATCTAAGTGTCCCCCAAGAAGCTCTCTCTCTATTACCTCCTTGA
- the LOC100513291 gene encoding butyrophilin, subfamily 1, member precursor (The RefSeq protein has 5 substitutions compared to this genomic sequence) — protein MVCSWDFSLPRGLFFILLLQVSMWGSDSFLVIGPSEPIVAMLGGDTVLPCSVSPAMNLETMELWWFRSKPSEPVYVYRDGVEQPGEQMVDFKGRAELLKDYINEGKVAVRIHNLRVSDNGMYKCFFKKGSYYEEASLELKVIGLGSGPHTFMVGPEDEGIRLKCTGKGWFLQPEVQWKDARGEKIPSLSEDETQDDDGLFQIEASVIVRDSSQSEVSCSMKNPFFGQEQVETIFIPEPFFPRTSPWKVAFLVTFLILGIFVGAVVYLAWKEQQERKKLSKAQKEKEEEMNAKVSFEKELARRKELYQQDWRKAEIYADWRKEQFKAMAVTLDPNTAHRNLSLSENGKSFTENVPPNGDTPALQDQGASEDILNVLGQECPSAGRHYWEVEVKAKTDDGSGTKWALGVCSKTAWRKGWFVESPEKKFWVVMYKEGKVSVPASHKESLSLRQLPRRIGIFLDWDAKQVSFYNMIDGSHIHSFTRIPVHEPLYPYFSLRGAGTSLTICLDSDHTETRPDSSPKPLVTHSNRCDLSVPQEALSLLPP, from the exons ATGGTGTGTTCCTGGGACTTCTCTCTGCCAAGAGGCCTCTTCTTTATCCTGCTTCTCCAGGTGTCCATGTGGGGCTCCG ATTCATTTTTGGTGATTGGCCCCTCCGAGCCCATCGTGGCCATGCTGGGTGGGGACACAGTGCTGCCCTGCAGCGTGTCCCCAGCCATGAACCTGGAGACCATGGAGCTCTGGTGGTTCCGCTCCAAACCCTCAGAACCTGTGTACGTGTATCGTGATGGGGTGGAGCAGCCAGGAGAACAAATGGTCGATTTCAAAGGGCGAGCAGAGTTGCTGAAAGACTACATCAATGAGGGGAAGGTGGCTGTGAGAATCCACAACCTCCGAGTCTCAGACAATGGAATGtacaagtgtttttttaaaaaaggaagttattATGAAGAAGCCAGTTTGGAGCTAAAGGTGATAG GTCTGGGTTCTGGTCCTCATACTTTCATGGTGGGTCCAGAAGATGAAGGAATAAGGCTGAAGTGCACCGGCAAGGGATGGTTTCCCCAGCCGGAGGTACAATGGAAAGATGCAAGAGGAGAGAAGATCCCATCTCTCTCTGAGGATGAGACACAAGACGATGATGGGTTGTTTCAGATTGAGGCTTCCGTCATTGTGAGAGACAGCTCACAGTCAGAAGTGTCCTGTTCCATGAAGAACCCCTTCTTTGGACAAGAGCAAGTAGAAACCATTTTCATTCCAG AACCCTTCTTCCCTAGGACCTCTCCTTGGAAGGTAGCATTCCTTGTGACTTTCCTGATTCTTGGGATTTTCGTGGGTGCTGTTGTGTATTTGGCTTGGAAAGAacaacaggaaaggaagaaattatccaaagcccagaaggaaaaggaggaggaaatgaaTGCCAAAG tatCCTTTGAGAAAGAGCTTG CCAGAAGGAAGGAATTATATCAGCAAG ACTGGAGAAAAGCAGAGATATATGCTG actgGAGAAAGGAACAGTTCAAAGCAA TGGCTGTTACTCTGGATCCAAACACAGCTCATCGAAACCTCAGCTTATCTGAAAACGGAAAGTCTTTCACAGAGAATGTTCCTCCGAATGGTGACACCCCAGCACTCCAAGACCAAGGGGCGTCTGAAGACATCCTCAATGTTCTGGGCCAGGAATGCCCTTCTGCAGGGAGACATTACTGGGAGGTAGAAGTAAAGGCAAAGACAGACGATGGATCCGGAACGAAGTGGGCTCTGGGTGTTTGCTCCAAAACAGCATGGAGAAAGGGGTGGTTTGTGGAAAGTCCAGAGAAGAAATTCTGGGTGGTGATGTACAAAGAAGGAAAAGTCAGTGTTCCCGCCTCCCACAAAGAGTCGCTGTCACTGAGGCAGCTGCCCCGCAGGATAGGCGTTTTCCTGGACTGGGATGCTAAGCAAGTGTCTTTTTACAACATGATTGACGGGTCCCACATCCATTCTTTTACCGGAATCCCCATCCATGAGCCTCTCTATCCTTATTTTAGCCTTAGGGGTGCTGGCACATCGTTGACCATCTGCTTAGATTCAGATCACACTGAAACTCGTCCTGATTCGTCTTCAAAGCCCTTGGTAACCCACTCAAATCGTTGTGATCTAAGTGTCCCCCAAGAAGCTCTCTCTCTATTACCTCCTTGA
- the BTNL2 gene encoding butyrophilin-like protein 2, which translates to MVDFPGYSLSAFAASFLFIVFSMKQSDDFRVIGSVYPVLAMVGEDALLTCQLLPKRTAEHMVVRWYRSGSSTPVFASRDGSEVTEMQMEEYRGRVEWIEDHLTEGKVALKIHNIRPSDGGQYWCQFQEENYYGETSLLLKVAGLGSAPSIHLMGSVESELQLVCTAKGWFPEPQVSWQDITGEELLTASEHHFQEEDGLFYVESMLVLRNTSAEIVSCFIRNPELSEKKGSNISIPEKLQTELASLKVIGPSQPILVRVGEDIELTCYLSPETDAQGMEVRWVQSHRYPAVYVYMDGDHVAGEQMAEYKGRTALVRDAINEGRLTLKISNARTSDDGQYQCLFEKDGVYQEAHLDLKIVGLGSYPSVSLEEQKDGQIKLKCTSEGWFPQPHVQWRDREGRPRPSFSQEVTQGSHGLFHVQAFLLATDASVVNVTCSISNPLLGQEEKMTTFFLSESGMTFPWKILLVLGLLLVGTVGLIWWNSYRKVDKTLDPNTAHPDRILSEGNGLPIMKPARRRKEGLLKTPQSSKLQKGLNSGGWYTEVVFGDRKICVQNVAKDSSSKSLLCVT; encoded by the exons ATGGTGGATTTTCCAGGATACAGTCTGTCTGCTTTCGCTGCCTCCTTCCTCTTTATAGTGTTCAGCATGAAGCAGTCAG ATGACTTCAGAGTGATTGGCTCTGTTTATCCTGTCCTGGCCATGGTCGGGGAAGATGCCCTGCTAACCTGCCAGCTCCTCCCCAAGAGGACAGCAGAGCACATGGTCGTGAGGTGGTACCGCTCAGGGAGCAGCACACCTGTGTTTGCATCCCGGGATGGATCCGAGGTGACAGAGATGCAGATGGAGGAATACAGAGGCCGGGTGGAGTGGATTGAGGACCACCTTACCGAGGGAAAGGTGGCTCTGAAGATTCATAACATCCGACCATCTGATGGTGGGCAGTACTGGTGCCAGTTCCAAGAGGAAAACTATTATGGAGAAACAAGCTTGTTGCTCAAAGTAGCAG GTCTGGGGTCCGCCCCTTCCATCCACCTGATGGGATCTGTGGAAAGTGAACTCCAGCTTGTGTGCACTGCCAAAGGCTGGTTCCCAGAACCTCAGGTTTCTTGGCAAGACATCACAGGAGAAGAGTTGCTGACTGCCTCTGAGCATCACTTCCAAGAGGAAGACGGCTTGTTCTACGTGGAAAGCATGCTTGTGCTCCGGAATACCTCTGCAGAGATTGTGTCCTGCTTCATCCGCAACCCAGAGCTCTCTGAGAAGAAGGGGTCAAACATCTCCATCCCAG aGAAACTCCAGACAGAGCTGG CTTCCTTAAAAGTGATTGGACCTTCCCAGCCCATCCTTGTCAGAGTGGGAGAAGACATAGAGTTAACCTGTTACCTGTCCCCAGAGACTGATGCACAGGGCATGGAGGTGAGGTGGGTCCAATCCCACCGTTATCCTGCTGTTTATGTCTACATGGATGGGGACCACGTGGCTGGAGAGCAGATGGCAGAGTATAAGGGGAGGACTGCACTGGTGCGTGATGCCATCAATGAAGGGAGGCTGACCCTGAAGATAAGCAATGCCAGGACTTCAGATGATGGGCAGTATCAGTGCCTTTTTGAAAAAGATGGTGTCTACCAGGAGGCCCATTTGGATCTGAAGATTGTAG GTCTGGGGTCTTACCCTTCCGTCTCCTTGGAGGAACAGAAGGATGGACAAATAAAGCTGAAGTGCACTTCGGAAGGGTGGTTCCCACAGCCCCACGTGCAATGgagagacagggaaggaaggCCAAGACCGTCTTTTTCCCAGGAGGTGACTCAAGGCAGCCATGGGCTGTTCCATGTGCAGGCGTTTTTATTGGCCACAGATGCCTCTGTTGTGAATGTGACCTGCTCCATCAGCAACCCCCTTCTTGGCCAGGAGGAGAAAatgacaactttttttctttcag AGTCTGGGATGACTTTTCCATGGAAGATACTGCTTGTGTTGGGATTGCTTCTTGTTGGAACTGTGGGCTTGATCTGGTGGAACAGCTATAGAAAAG tGGACAAGACATTGGATCCAAATACAGCTCACCCAGACCGGATCCTTTCTGAGGGAAATGGACTGCCAATCATGAAGCCAGCCAGACGGAGAAAAGAGGGACTTCTCAAAACTCCTCAAAGCTCAAAGCTCCAGAAGGGGCTCAACTCAGGAGGGTGGTACACAGAGGTGGTGTTTGGGGACAGGAAAATATGTGTCCAGAATGTTGCCAAGGACAGTTCTTCAAAGAGTCTTCTCTGTGTTACTTGA